The following proteins come from a genomic window of Microbacterium sp. SY138:
- a CDS encoding dihydrofolate reductase family protein: MGLLTFSINVTLDGCVDHREGIADDETHAHFTRLLQESGAMLWGRTTYEMMEDAWPAVARGEVDAPRALYDWAVALDAKPKYVVSSTREDFPWAHSHRLVGDLRTSVQRLKDDTPDGVLLGSGMLASALDRLDLIDEYRFLVHPRIVGHGPTLYQDGLPGTRRLELISATPLRSGVIATHYRRAR, translated from the coding sequence ATGGGACTTCTGACCTTCAGCATCAACGTCACCCTCGACGGCTGCGTCGATCATCGTGAGGGGATCGCCGACGACGAGACCCACGCCCACTTCACGCGACTGCTGCAGGAATCCGGTGCGATGCTCTGGGGCCGGACCACCTACGAGATGATGGAGGACGCCTGGCCGGCGGTCGCCCGCGGCGAGGTGGACGCTCCACGCGCGCTGTACGACTGGGCGGTCGCGCTGGACGCGAAGCCGAAGTATGTGGTCTCGTCCACGCGCGAGGACTTCCCCTGGGCCCACAGCCATCGTCTCGTCGGAGACCTGCGCACGAGCGTGCAGAGACTCAAGGACGACACCCCCGATGGTGTCCTGCTCGGCAGCGGGATGCTGGCGAGCGCGCTCGATCGCCTGGACCTGATCGACGAGTACCGGTTCCTCGTGCACCCCCGGATCGTGGGTCACGGCCCGACCCTCTATCAGGACGGACTGCCAGGAACACGCCGTCTCGAGCTGATCTCCGCCACACCGCTTCGCAGCGGGGTCATCGCGACGCACTATCGGCGGGCCCGCTGA
- a CDS encoding TIGR01777 family oxidoreductase, with amino-acid sequence MAGRIVISGASGLIGTALAASLRADGIEVTALVRRIPRSEDEAQWAPGESALDPEVLTGADAVVALGGASVGRLPWTRGYRRELVDSRLQATRTLTTALRALRSDAPALVSASAVGYYGSAPGEILTEDSAAGQTFLADLTVRWEAEARRAEDHTRVALLRTAPVVHRRGVLKPLIQLTRFGVSGPLGRGTQIWPWISLDDEVRAIRHIVDAKIVGPVNLTGPTPASANDIGRALAARMHRPFWLPAPAWALRWALGDAAESLLLPDADVRPQVLERSGFRFTHATAAEAVAAAL; translated from the coding sequence ATGGCGGGACGTATCGTCATCAGCGGGGCATCGGGCCTCATCGGCACCGCACTCGCCGCATCGCTCCGCGCGGATGGGATCGAAGTCACCGCTCTGGTCCGTCGGATCCCGCGATCGGAGGACGAGGCGCAATGGGCGCCGGGGGAGAGCGCACTCGACCCCGAGGTTCTGACGGGCGCAGACGCGGTCGTCGCCCTCGGCGGAGCCAGCGTGGGACGGCTGCCCTGGACACGCGGCTATCGTCGGGAGCTCGTCGACTCGCGGCTCCAGGCGACGCGTACCCTGACCACCGCGCTTCGGGCACTGCGCTCCGACGCCCCGGCGCTCGTCTCGGCATCCGCCGTCGGGTACTACGGCTCCGCCCCCGGTGAGATCCTCACCGAGGACTCGGCCGCAGGGCAGACCTTCCTGGCCGATCTGACCGTGCGGTGGGAAGCCGAAGCGCGACGCGCGGAAGACCACACCCGGGTCGCCCTGCTCCGTACCGCGCCGGTGGTGCACAGACGCGGAGTCCTCAAGCCCCTCATCCAACTGACCCGATTCGGCGTCTCCGGGCCGTTGGGCCGCGGCACGCAGATCTGGCCGTGGATCTCGCTCGATGACGAGGTGCGGGCGATCCGCCACATCGTGGACGCCAAGATCGTGGGTCCGGTGAACCTCACCGGACCCACTCCGGCCTCCGCGAACGACATCGGTCGTGCGCTCGCCGCGCGGATGCATCGGCCGTTCTGGCTGCCCGCGCCGGCCTGGGCGCTGCGCTGGGCTCTCGGGGACGCTGCGGAATCGCTGTTGCTCCCCGACGCCGATGTCCGTCCGCAGGTACTGGAGCGGTCCGGATTCCGGTTCACACACGCGACTGCGGCGGAGGCTGTCGCCGCCGCGCTGTGA
- a CDS encoding L-lactate dehydrogenase, translating into MEIIENSKLTVVGAGSVGSSVAYAALIRGSARHVALYDIATEKVEAEVLDLAHGTQFTGSSDIIGGSDISVAAGSHVVVITAGAKQKPGQTRIELAEVNAGIIRRMMPDLLEVAPNAIYVIVTNPCDVLTVIAQEETGLPPERIFASGTVLDTSRLRWKLGERAGVSTASVHAHIIGEHGDTEFPLWSRATIGTVPILEWETPGHPRFTLDELQEIAVDVRDAAYKVIQGKGATNYAIGLSSARIVEAILSDEHAVMPVSTVLRDFHGLDGVALSVPSIVSAAGAVPIRNTSFSDGELALLRQSADALTAAAATLRP; encoded by the coding sequence ATGGAGATCATCGAGAACTCGAAGCTCACGGTCGTCGGTGCGGGAAGCGTGGGATCTAGTGTCGCCTATGCGGCACTGATCCGTGGCTCTGCCCGGCACGTCGCGCTGTATGACATCGCGACCGAAAAGGTCGAGGCCGAGGTGCTCGACCTGGCCCACGGCACGCAGTTCACGGGCTCCAGCGACATCATCGGCGGCAGCGACATCTCCGTCGCGGCCGGTTCGCACGTCGTGGTGATCACGGCCGGGGCCAAGCAGAAGCCCGGCCAGACCCGCATCGAGCTCGCTGAGGTCAACGCGGGCATCATCCGCCGCATGATGCCCGATCTGCTCGAAGTCGCACCGAACGCCATCTACGTGATCGTCACGAATCCCTGCGACGTGCTGACGGTGATCGCACAGGAGGAGACGGGGCTTCCGCCGGAGCGGATCTTCGCCTCGGGAACCGTGCTCGACACGTCGAGGCTGCGGTGGAAGCTCGGTGAGCGCGCCGGAGTGTCGACCGCCAGCGTGCACGCCCACATCATCGGCGAGCACGGCGACACCGAATTCCCGCTCTGGTCCCGCGCGACGATCGGCACCGTGCCGATCCTGGAGTGGGAGACGCCGGGGCACCCGCGCTTCACGCTCGACGAGCTGCAGGAGATCGCGGTCGACGTGCGTGACGCCGCGTACAAGGTCATCCAGGGCAAGGGGGCCACGAACTATGCGATCGGCCTGTCGAGCGCGCGCATCGTCGAGGCGATCCTGAGCGACGAGCATGCGGTGATGCCGGTGAGCACGGTGCTGCGCGACTTCCACGGGCTCGACGGTGTCGCCCTCTCGGTGCCGTCGATCGTGAGCGCGGCGGGTGCCGTGCCGATCCGGAACACATCGTTCTCCGACGGTGAGCTGGCGTTGCTGCGTCAGTCCGCCGACGCCCTCACCGCCGCGGCTGCCACCCTGCGTCCCTGA
- a CDS encoding SDR family NAD(P)-dependent oxidoreductase, which produces MNISGNTIFIPGATSGIGLALALRLHDRGNTVIVGGRREDRLTAIATAHPGIHTIRIDTADARSIEAAARTVLAEHPDLNVLITMAGVMRAEDWTTPSGFLATAEETVTTNVLGPIRLIAAFIDHLGAQPDATIMTVSSGLAFAPLRVTPTYNASKAAIHMLSESLRLQLERSSVSVLELEPPAVRTPLMPGHEENESAMPLDEFIDEVMMLIESQPDATEIQVERVKFLRYGEARGDYDQVVATLNRTDPHGR; this is translated from the coding sequence ATGAACATCAGCGGAAACACCATCTTCATCCCGGGAGCGACGAGCGGTATCGGCCTCGCCCTCGCGCTGCGCCTGCACGATCGGGGCAACACCGTGATCGTGGGCGGACGCCGCGAGGACCGCCTCACGGCCATCGCGACCGCGCACCCCGGCATCCACACGATCCGCATCGACACTGCCGACGCGCGCAGCATCGAGGCCGCTGCCCGTACTGTGCTCGCCGAGCACCCTGATCTCAATGTGCTCATCACCATGGCCGGCGTCATGCGGGCAGAGGACTGGACGACCCCGTCGGGCTTCCTCGCCACCGCCGAGGAGACGGTGACCACGAACGTCCTCGGACCCATCCGGCTCATCGCCGCTTTCATCGATCACCTGGGCGCGCAGCCGGATGCGACGATCATGACGGTCTCCTCCGGGCTCGCGTTCGCCCCGCTCCGGGTGACCCCGACCTACAACGCCAGCAAGGCCGCCATCCACATGCTCAGCGAGTCTCTGCGCCTGCAGCTCGAGAGGAGCAGCGTGTCGGTGCTCGAGCTGGAGCCGCCGGCCGTGCGCACGCCGCTCATGCCCGGGCACGAGGAAAACGAGTCGGCGATGCCGCTCGACGAGTTCATCGACGAGGTCATGATGCTGATCGAATCGCAGCCGGACGCCACCGAGATCCAGGTCGAGCGGGTCAAGTTCCTCCGCTACGGCGAAGCCCGCGGCGACTACGACCAGGTCGTCGCGACGCTGAATCGCACCGACCCGCACGGTCGCTGA
- a CDS encoding helix-turn-helix transcriptional regulator, translated as MDRDALAEFLLRRREALRPVDVGLPAGPRRRTAGLRREEVAQLATMSTDYYARLEQRRGPQPSVQILAALARALRLTEDERDYLFRLCGHSAPDRAHITEYVRPGILRVLDRLHDTPAFVVSVLDEVLVQNDASRALVGDASALTGLDRSGIYRWFAYPDVERRRYREADHPRQARALVGSLRAAHGVMGARSRAGEIVAELTARSPEFVELWDAHVVSRRFEQHKVMVHPELGEIEVDCQALFTEDESHALIVLTAAPGSESASKLEFLRVLGTQKV; from the coding sequence GTGGATCGTGATGCATTGGCCGAATTCCTCCTCCGTCGGCGGGAGGCGCTGAGGCCCGTTGACGTCGGGCTCCCGGCGGGGCCGCGACGACGCACCGCGGGACTGCGCAGGGAGGAGGTGGCGCAGTTGGCGACCATGTCGACGGACTATTACGCCCGTCTGGAGCAGCGGCGTGGTCCGCAGCCGAGTGTGCAGATCCTCGCCGCGCTGGCCCGGGCTCTGCGCCTGACCGAGGACGAGCGCGACTACCTCTTCCGGCTCTGCGGCCACAGTGCCCCCGATCGTGCACACATCACGGAGTACGTGCGCCCCGGCATCCTCCGCGTGCTCGACCGACTGCACGACACCCCGGCCTTCGTCGTCTCCGTCCTCGATGAAGTGTTGGTGCAGAACGATGCGTCCCGCGCGCTCGTGGGCGATGCGAGTGCACTCACCGGGCTCGACCGCAGCGGCATCTACCGCTGGTTCGCGTATCCCGACGTCGAACGGCGTCGGTATCGCGAGGCCGATCACCCGCGACAGGCCCGCGCCCTGGTCGGGTCGCTGCGTGCCGCGCACGGCGTGATGGGCGCCCGATCCCGCGCCGGGGAGATCGTCGCAGAGCTGACCGCCCGGAGCCCGGAGTTCGTCGAGCTGTGGGACGCCCACGTGGTGAGCCGTCGGTTCGAGCAGCACAAGGTGATGGTGCATCCGGAACTGGGCGAGATCGAGGTGGACTGTCAGGCGCTCTTCACCGAGGATGAATCGCACGCGTTGATCGTTCTCACCGCCGCACCCGGAAGCGAATCGGCGAGCAAGCTCGAGTTCCTGAGGGTGCTCGGCACGCAGAAGGTCTGA
- a CDS encoding aldo/keto reductase: MTTQPVVPSFTAHNGFALPAIGLGTYGLHGDVGAEAVSGGIDAGYRLVDTAFNYENEGSVGRGVAASEVDRSEIIVTTKLPGRHHPSAKARTSIEESRSRLGLDVTDLHLVHWPNPIQDEYVQAWTALVDAQARGVVRQIGVSNFLPEHLERIEQETGVRPVVNQIEVHPYFPQEEQLAYHREHGILTEAWSPLGRAKELFDERVIHDIAAARGITTAQTVLAWHVARGTVSIPKASSLAHQVANLAAAEIVLDDAEVAAITALGRADGRLFDADPRTHEES, translated from the coding sequence GTGACCACTCAGCCCGTCGTCCCCTCGTTCACCGCCCACAACGGGTTCGCCCTCCCGGCCATCGGCCTCGGCACCTACGGACTCCACGGCGATGTCGGGGCGGAAGCCGTCAGCGGCGGCATCGACGCGGGCTACCGCCTGGTCGACACGGCGTTCAACTATGAGAACGAGGGCTCGGTCGGGCGCGGGGTCGCCGCCTCGGAGGTCGATCGCTCCGAGATCATCGTGACCACCAAGCTCCCCGGCCGCCATCATCCCTCGGCGAAGGCGCGCACGAGCATCGAGGAGAGTCGCTCCCGGCTCGGTCTCGACGTCACGGATCTGCACCTCGTCCACTGGCCCAACCCCATTCAGGACGAGTACGTCCAGGCCTGGACCGCGCTCGTCGACGCCCAGGCCCGCGGTGTCGTCCGGCAGATCGGCGTCTCGAACTTCCTCCCGGAGCACCTGGAGCGCATCGAGCAGGAGACCGGGGTGCGGCCCGTCGTCAACCAGATCGAGGTGCATCCGTACTTCCCGCAGGAGGAGCAGCTCGCCTACCACCGAGAGCACGGCATCCTCACCGAGGCATGGAGCCCGCTGGGTCGCGCGAAAGAGCTCTTCGACGAACGGGTGATCCACGACATCGCCGCGGCCCGTGGCATCACGACCGCGCAGACGGTCCTCGCGTGGCACGTCGCCCGCGGCACGGTGTCGATCCCGAAGGCGTCGTCGCTCGCACACCAGGTGGCGAACCTCGCGGCGGCGGAGATCGTGCTCGACGACGCCGAGGTCGCGGCGATCACCGCGCTGGGACGCGCGGACGGACGCCTCTTCGACGCCGACCCGCGAACCCACGAGGAGTCCTGA
- a CDS encoding YchJ family metal-binding protein produces MTTEAEMAPDDVVIDDGSRCPCSSGDTFGACCRPILDGAAAPTAERLMRSRYTAFVVQDAAHLLRSWHPTTRPETIDFEPDLDWRRLVLIDRVAGGPFDRDGVVEFEALWRQGAARGSLHERSRFVREDRHWYYVDGDVH; encoded by the coding sequence ATGACAACGGAGGCGGAGATGGCGCCGGATGACGTCGTGATCGACGACGGGTCACGCTGCCCGTGCTCGTCCGGGGACACGTTCGGCGCGTGCTGCCGCCCGATTCTCGATGGAGCCGCTGCTCCGACGGCGGAGCGTCTGATGCGTTCGCGTTACACGGCCTTCGTCGTTCAGGACGCGGCGCACCTTCTGCGCAGCTGGCATCCGACGACGAGGCCGGAGACGATCGATTTCGAGCCCGACCTCGACTGGCGGCGGCTGGTCCTCATCGATCGCGTGGCCGGAGGCCCCTTCGACCGCGACGGCGTGGTGGAGTTCGAGGCGCTCTGGCGTCAGGGAGCAGCGAGGGGGTCGCTGCACGAGCGCAGCCGCTTCGTGCGGGAGGACCGTCACTGGTACTACGTCGACGGCGACGTGCACTGA
- a CDS encoding C4-type zinc ribbon domain-containing protein — protein sequence MNASPENQRTLLDIADLDRRIAQTERARTKPSQAGRITELVAIRQEQLRELTSLAGTRDDVRTELKRLESDVAVVEARRNRDAERLAASTNSKDAQALEHELASLARRQSDLEDAELDVMGRLEEAEAALAAQQALLDTTTAEGSALTAQAKADVAAATELGAQLARDRAAVAEGVAPELLAEYARRAANSAGAALLTRGTCEGCRILLPSTDLNDIRRAADDLVVSCPECGCILVRTEESGLA from the coding sequence GTGAACGCCAGCCCCGAGAACCAGCGCACCCTGCTCGACATCGCCGACCTCGATCGGCGCATCGCGCAGACCGAGCGTGCACGAACGAAGCCGAGCCAGGCGGGGCGGATCACCGAGCTCGTCGCGATCCGCCAGGAGCAGCTCCGCGAGCTGACCTCTCTCGCCGGCACCCGCGACGATGTGCGCACCGAGCTGAAGCGCCTGGAATCCGATGTCGCCGTCGTCGAGGCACGACGGAATCGCGACGCGGAGCGGCTCGCCGCATCGACGAACTCCAAGGACGCGCAGGCGCTCGAGCACGAACTGGCGAGCCTCGCCCGCCGGCAGAGCGACCTCGAGGACGCCGAACTCGATGTGATGGGACGGCTCGAGGAAGCAGAAGCCGCCCTCGCCGCCCAGCAGGCACTTCTCGACACCACGACGGCGGAGGGTTCCGCGCTGACGGCGCAGGCGAAGGCGGATGTCGCCGCGGCCACCGAGCTCGGTGCACAACTCGCCCGCGATCGGGCTGCCGTTGCGGAAGGCGTGGCGCCGGAGCTGCTGGCCGAGTACGCACGCCGTGCCGCGAACAGCGCGGGCGCCGCGCTGCTCACTCGCGGCACCTGCGAAGGCTGCCGCATCCTGCTCCCCAGCACCGACCTGAACGACATCCGTCGCGCGGCCGACGACCTCGTGGTCTCATGTCCCGAATGCGGCTGCATCCTCGTGCGCACCGAGGAGTCCGGGCTCGCATGA
- a CDS encoding bifunctional 3'-5' exonuclease/DNA polymerase, with product MTTPASGVERRIALISVGPREYAAIELDGKDREQDRTFLRADDLAAWVRSVEDSDAPRWIMRSAAETYALLLRHGVRITRSHDLVLCHAILRDTSAVPSPLPASPDWERREPAAAVPSLFDVFDDVVDDDAVAVTLDQYRAQRDVIAAAPDGRLTLLCAAESAGGLIAEEMRVAGLPWDAGVHDAILTDALGTRPVAGGVPSRMVELGDRVRELLGDSSLHLDSQQKLLRALHRVGIQVESTSRWELAEHDHPVVEPLLAYKKLSRLLSANGWAWLAEWVHEGRFRPVYIPGGVVTGRWASAGGGALQLPRSLRPAVRADPGWTLVVADVAQLEPRMLAAMAADEAMARAARGSDLYAGVVASGAVATREEAKYAVLGAMYGATTGDSGRLVPRLRKVYPRAMALVDAAARTGEDGGIVSTWLGRSSPRPSVEWMRLQSEATDADADPAVVALARRRARDWGRFTRNFVVQGTAAEWSLIWLAEIRHRLQQIPEVFAEAAASGPFARAPHLAFFLHDEVILHVPLEHAEAAAEAVREAAATATTRLFGSFPIDVPLDLRIAESAEK from the coding sequence ATGACGACACCGGCGTCGGGCGTCGAGAGACGCATCGCGCTGATCTCCGTCGGGCCGCGGGAGTACGCGGCGATCGAACTCGACGGGAAAGACCGAGAGCAGGACCGCACGTTTCTGCGCGCCGATGATCTCGCCGCGTGGGTCCGTTCGGTCGAGGATTCCGATGCTCCGCGATGGATCATGCGCTCCGCCGCGGAAACCTATGCGCTTCTCCTACGCCACGGAGTTCGGATCACGCGCAGCCATGATCTGGTCCTGTGCCACGCCATCCTGCGGGACACCTCGGCGGTTCCGAGCCCGCTCCCGGCATCGCCCGATTGGGAGCGACGCGAACCGGCCGCAGCGGTCCCATCGCTGTTCGACGTGTTCGACGATGTCGTCGATGACGATGCGGTCGCCGTGACGCTCGATCAGTACCGGGCGCAGCGCGACGTGATCGCTGCGGCACCGGACGGACGTCTCACACTGCTGTGCGCCGCCGAATCGGCGGGTGGCCTGATCGCCGAGGAGATGCGGGTCGCAGGGTTGCCCTGGGACGCGGGCGTGCACGATGCGATCCTGACCGACGCCCTGGGGACGCGTCCGGTCGCCGGGGGAGTGCCGAGCCGCATGGTCGAGCTCGGCGATCGGGTGCGTGAGCTCCTCGGTGACTCCTCGCTCCACCTCGACAGCCAGCAGAAGCTGCTTCGGGCGCTGCATCGCGTCGGCATCCAGGTGGAGTCCACGAGTCGGTGGGAGCTTGCAGAGCACGATCATCCCGTGGTCGAACCGCTGCTCGCGTACAAGAAGCTCTCGAGACTGCTCAGCGCGAACGGCTGGGCATGGCTTGCGGAGTGGGTGCACGAGGGACGATTCCGTCCGGTGTACATCCCGGGTGGCGTCGTCACCGGGCGCTGGGCCTCGGCCGGCGGTGGGGCGCTCCAGCTGCCGAGGAGCCTGCGCCCCGCAGTGCGGGCGGATCCCGGATGGACTCTGGTCGTGGCGGACGTCGCGCAGTTGGAACCCCGGATGCTCGCCGCGATGGCGGCCGATGAGGCGATGGCCCGGGCCGCCCGGGGGAGTGATCTCTACGCCGGAGTCGTCGCCTCCGGTGCGGTCGCGACCCGAGAGGAGGCGAAGTACGCGGTTCTCGGAGCGATGTACGGAGCCACGACGGGCGACAGCGGCCGGCTGGTTCCGCGCCTGCGCAAGGTGTACCCGCGCGCGATGGCGCTCGTCGATGCCGCAGCGCGCACGGGAGAGGACGGTGGCATCGTGTCGACCTGGCTCGGCCGATCCTCCCCGCGGCCATCGGTGGAGTGGATGCGGCTGCAGTCGGAAGCGACCGACGCGGACGCCGACCCGGCGGTCGTGGCTCTCGCGCGACGCAGAGCACGCGACTGGGGGCGGTTCACCCGGAACTTCGTGGTGCAGGGCACGGCTGCCGAGTGGTCCTTGATCTGGTTGGCGGAGATCCGTCATCGGCTGCAGCAGATCCCCGAGGTGTTCGCCGAGGCTGCGGCATCCGGTCCGTTCGCACGCGCGCCGCACCTCGCGTTCTTCCTGCACGACGAGGTGATCCTGCATGTTCCGCTCGAACATGCCGAGGCCGCCGCGGAGGCCGTGCGAGAGGCAGCGGCCACCGCGACGACGAGACTGTTCGGCTCTTTCCCGATCGATGTGCCCCTCGACCTGCGCATCGCGGAGTCGGCGGAGAAGTAG
- the ppgK gene encoding polyphosphate--glucose phosphotransferase, giving the protein MAKAIGVDIGGTGIKAGIVDLEHGIMASDRVRVPTPEGASPQDVLNAVQTVLKTLDVHDSTLPLGVAFPAIVKRGKTLSAANVSKEWIDFDAERFFRDGLGRNIVFVNDADAAGVAEARHGAARDVRGFTLLTTLGTGIGSAFLYDGVLLPNTELGHLNFREYESVETYAATSARERENLTWAEWAERLQAFYSHIEFLFSPDLFVVGGGVSKNAGDFLPLLDLKTPIVPAIHRNNSGIIGAASLAGD; this is encoded by the coding sequence ATGGCAAAAGCGATCGGCGTCGACATCGGCGGCACGGGTATCAAAGCAGGAATCGTCGACCTCGAGCACGGAATCATGGCATCCGACCGGGTGCGGGTCCCCACTCCCGAGGGCGCATCGCCGCAGGATGTGCTCAACGCCGTGCAGACCGTTCTGAAGACGCTCGACGTCCACGACTCCACCCTTCCGCTCGGTGTCGCCTTCCCGGCGATCGTCAAGCGCGGCAAGACCCTCTCCGCCGCGAACGTCTCGAAGGAGTGGATCGACTTCGACGCGGAGCGGTTCTTCCGGGACGGCCTCGGCCGCAACATCGTCTTCGTCAACGACGCCGATGCCGCCGGCGTCGCGGAGGCCCGCCACGGAGCCGCCAGGGACGTGCGCGGCTTCACCCTTCTGACGACCCTCGGCACCGGTATCGGATCGGCTTTCCTCTACGACGGTGTGCTGCTGCCGAACACCGAGCTCGGGCACCTGAACTTCCGTGAGTACGAGTCGGTCGAGACGTACGCCGCGACCTCGGCGCGCGAGCGCGAGAACCTCACCTGGGCCGAGTGGGCCGAGCGCCTGCAGGCGTTCTACTCGCACATCGAGTTCCTGTTCAGCCCCGACCTGTTCGTGGTCGGCGGCGGCGTGTCGAAGAATGCGGGCGACTTCCTCCCGCTTCTCGATCTCAAGACCCCGATCGTCCCGGCGATCCACCGCAACAACTCCGGCATCATCGGTGCGGCGTCCCTGGCCGGGGACTGA
- the glnA gene encoding type I glutamate--ammonia ligase, translated as MDKQRDFVLRTIEERGVKFVRLWFTDVIGTLKSVAIAPAEVEGAFAEGIGFDGSAIEGLTRTYESDLLAQPDPTTFQTLPWRGEIDPTARMFCDLTTPDGQPAVADPRHVLKRTLAKAADAGFTFYTHPEIEFYLLKSSSFGPDGPVPVDSAGYFDNVPGGTAHDFRRRSVRMLEDLGISVEFSHHEGGPGQNEIDLRYADALTTADNIMTFRTVIKEVAIEQGVYATFMPKPLSDQPGSGMHTHMSLFEGDQNAFYEEGAKYQLSKTGRHFIAGLLRHANEISAVTNQFVNSYKRLWGGDEAPSFVTWGHANRSALVRVPMYKPNKSQSSRVEYRGIDSASNPYLAYALLLAAGLKGIEEGYDLPPEAENNVWSLSDAERRALGYEALPASLDHALEYMEASELVAETLGEQVFNYVLLNKRKEWEAYRGQVTPFELKSNLELL; from the coding sequence ATGGACAAGCAGAGGGACTTCGTCCTCCGGACCATCGAGGAGCGCGGCGTCAAGTTCGTGCGGCTGTGGTTCACGGACGTGATCGGCACGCTCAAGTCGGTGGCCATCGCGCCGGCCGAGGTCGAGGGCGCCTTCGCGGAGGGCATCGGGTTCGACGGTTCGGCGATCGAGGGGCTGACACGCACCTACGAATCCGATCTGCTCGCGCAGCCCGATCCGACGACGTTCCAGACGCTGCCCTGGCGCGGGGAGATCGACCCGACCGCGCGCATGTTCTGCGACCTGACGACGCCCGACGGGCAGCCGGCCGTCGCCGACCCGCGTCACGTGCTCAAGCGCACGCTCGCGAAGGCCGCGGACGCCGGATTCACGTTCTACACGCATCCGGAGATCGAGTTCTATCTGCTGAAGTCCTCCTCGTTCGGTCCCGACGGCCCCGTGCCCGTGGACTCGGCCGGATACTTCGACAATGTTCCCGGTGGCACGGCACACGACTTCCGCCGCCGCTCGGTGCGGATGCTGGAAGACCTCGGCATCTCCGTGGAGTTCAGCCACCATGAAGGCGGCCCCGGGCAGAACGAGATCGATCTCCGTTACGCGGACGCACTCACGACAGCCGACAACATCATGACCTTCCGCACGGTGATCAAGGAGGTGGCGATCGAGCAGGGCGTCTATGCGACGTTCATGCCGAAGCCCCTCAGCGACCAGCCCGGCAGCGGGATGCACACGCACATGTCGCTGTTCGAAGGCGACCAGAACGCGTTCTACGAAGAAGGCGCCAAGTACCAGCTGTCGAAGACAGGGCGGCACTTCATCGCGGGCCTGCTCCGTCATGCGAACGAGATCTCTGCAGTCACCAACCAGTTCGTCAACTCGTACAAGCGCCTGTGGGGCGGCGACGAGGCGCCGAGCTTCGTGACCTGGGGCCACGCCAACCGCTCCGCTCTCGTCCGCGTGCCGATGTACAAGCCCAACAAGAGCCAGTCGTCCCGCGTGGAGTACCGGGGCATCGATTCGGCGTCGAACCCGTATCTCGCGTACGCACTCCTGCTCGCAGCGGGGCTCAAAGGAATCGAGGAGGGATACGATCTCCCGCCCGAGGCCGAGAACAACGTGTGGTCGCTGAGCGACGCCGAGCGGCGTGCACTGGGCTACGAGGCGCTGCCGGCGAGTCTCGACCATGCCCTGGAGTACATGGAGGCATCCGAGCTCGTCGCGGAGACGCTGGGCGAGCAGGTCTTCAACTACGTGCTGCTCAACAAGCGCAAGGAATGGGAGGCCTACCGAGGTCAGGTCACCCCGTTCGAGCTGAAGAGCAATCTCGAACTGCTCTGA